One Ezakiella massiliensis genomic window, CTTCTGGCTGGGTTTAATACTTATATATGTTTTTGCGGGCAGACTGAGGTGGTTTCCGACATCAGGACTTTATAATTTACGTGAATCTTACACTGGTTTTAAAAAGTTTTTGGACCTCATGCACCACATGGCTTTGCCGATTTTGACAATCGTTTTGATTCAAACACCTATTTTTTATAGAATTGTGCGCTCATCAATCGCAAATGTTATGAATCAAAATTTTATAAAGACCTTTAGGGCTGTTGGCCTTAGTGAAAGAGAAATTTTTAACAAATATATTTTGAAAAATGCTTTGATCCCACTGGTTACAGTTGTGGGTATGAGTTTTGCCTTTGCAATTAGCGGGGCGGCCCTTGTAGAAATTGTCTTTGGCTGGCCGGGCATGGGCAGGCTCATAATCGAATCAATTAACTCCAGGGAATACATGGTTTTAAATGCAGTGTACTTGGTAATTTCTGTTTCAATTGTATTTTTCTCAATATTGACTGATATTGTTTATGGTATTTTAGATCCGAGGATTAGAGTATGAGAGAAGTTTTTGAAAAAACCGAATTTAAAATTGGCTTAACACTTTTGATTTTGTTAATAATATTCTCAATCGTCGGTCCTCATCTAACTTCCTATGCACCGACAGATCTGACAGACAATTTGCTCACGCCGCCTTCAAAAGATCACATCTTTGGCACGGACGACTTGGGCAGGGATGTTTTTGCCAGCGTTTCAAACGGGATTAAGACTTCCCTTATTGTGGGAATTTTGGCAGCTTTTATTTCTAATACCATTGGTGTTTTTATTGGCGCCATGATTGGCTACTATGGTGGAACCTTGGACAAGGTTGTTATGGAAATTATTAATGTTATGCTTATGGTTCCGACATTTTTTCTGATTATAATTATTGCCTCTATCTATGGGTCGTCTTTTACAAATATTATTTTGGTAATCGCACTAACTGGATGGATGGGGACAGCTCGTGTTATGCGCGGGGCTACAATGAGCCTTAAGGAAAGAAATTTTGTAAAGGCCGCTCAGGTTATTGGTGAGAGTGACGCCTATAT contains:
- a CDS encoding ABC transporter permease — protein: MGKYVFKKVLLGLMTIFFSFVMTFFLIRLAPGTPMMVIANKENPNPEQIEYLKEKYNLDKPVAVQFTTYVKNAAKGDFGFSYKSNLPVFEVIKRRIGPTLLLTLMATFISIGLGILFGIIASRNLNGFVDKLFNHISYFFDAMPSFWLGLILIYVFAGRLRWFPTSGLYNLRESYTGFKKFLDLMHHMALPILTIVLIQTPIFYRIVRSSIANVMNQNFIKTFRAVGLSEREIFNKYILKNALIPLVTVVGMSFAFAISGAALVEIVFGWPGMGRLIIESINSREYMVLNAVYLVISVSIVFFSILTDIVYGILDPRIRV
- a CDS encoding ABC transporter permease, with the protein product MREVFEKTEFKIGLTLLILLIIFSIVGPHLTSYAPTDLTDNLLTPPSKDHIFGTDDLGRDVFASVSNGIKTSLIVGILAAFISNTIGVFIGAMIGYYGGTLDKVVMEIINVMLMVPTFFLIIIIASIYGSSFTNIILVIALTGWMGTARVMRGATMSLKERNFVKAAQVIGESDAYIITNHILPHGINSIIADATLSISSAILYEASLSFLGLGDITRVSLGKIIYNGKNFLISGWWISLFAGLFLILIVYAFHMIAEAINKTMMEV